In one Nostoc sp. KVJ3 genomic region, the following are encoded:
- a CDS encoding Panacea domain-containing protein codes for MLSCFNIADYFIWLANETGSFISNLKLQKLVYYAQAWHLALYNTPLFQEDFQAWIHGPVIPVLYQKYKLFGWQPILEDANPKLPQEVQEFLDEVAQEYFACDAYELEQMTHAETPWNLARANLPDDEPSNEVIQKQWMKEYYGSRAEAKD; via the coding sequence GTGTTGTCATGTTTTAACATAGCAGATTACTTTATCTGGTTGGCAAATGAAACAGGCTCTTTTATCAGTAATTTAAAGCTGCAAAAGCTTGTGTACTATGCTCAAGCTTGGCATCTTGCACTCTATAACACTCCTTTATTCCAAGAGGATTTTCAAGCTTGGATACATGGGCCTGTCATACCTGTGTTGTACCAAAAGTATAAGCTTTTTGGATGGCAACCAATTTTAGAGGATGCTAACCCTAAATTACCCCAAGAGGTTCAAGAGTTTCTAGATGAGGTTGCACAGGAGTACTTTGCCTGCGATGCTTATGAATTAGAGCAGATGACTCATGCCGAGACACCCTGGAATTTGGCTAGAGCAAATCTACCAGATGACGAACCTTCCAACGAAGTTATTCAGAAACAGTGGATGAAGGAGTATTACGGATCTCGTGCCGAAGCAAAGGATTAA
- a CDS encoding transglycosylase SLT domain-containing protein, whose translation MLKKLQKKQISIIAGAALFAFLAGAMVSAPQIGKTVGQWLKVGKNQAQQTSDANIAQSAVFPLISQSLPERAAKLAAIAGQSPSLDRNRARYLLASDYIERTQAQKALVLLDGLDKDYSILAPYILLKQAQARDILGEDGKASDLRQSVLKQYPKEAASVKALYLIAQPKQQEIAIAQFPSNPLTWEIIRKRLQENPNQPKLQLILAKYAYDQLGIVGVLDQLVKQPSLKPEEWELIGTSYWENSQFLKSANAYAKAPKTSRNLYRTARGLQVGGKDKEIAIATYKQLVQQFPNSEETGTALLRLAETAKTSKDGLPYLDQVISKFPKQAGTALVQKAKTLQTLKDQKSASQVWQLLIAKYGNSDEAAEYRWKIAQDKAKIKDYVGAWQWAEPIVTNNPNSILAPRAGFWVGKWAASLGKQQESQTAYDYVISQFPYSYYAWRAANMQGLNVGNFDNVRVMNPEVIAPQRSLPPAGSETFKELYLLGQDRDAWLQWETEFQNKIQPTVAEQFTEGLMRQAKGENLIGIDKISKLEDREIPAEFAQYQTLSKQIAYWQARYPFPYLRETEKWSIERKLNPLLVTALMRQESRFEPKIKSVANATGLMQLLPSTAQWIAPQIKVDIKTINLENPNDNIMLGTWYLDHTHQQYNNNSLLAIASYNAGPGNVSKWLQTLTTQDPDEFVEQIPFDETKNYVRQVFGNYWNYLRLYNPEVSGIVAKYSTTHPKLPAQ comes from the coding sequence AATTTCCATAATTGCGGGTGCGGCACTGTTTGCCTTTTTAGCTGGGGCGATGGTATCAGCACCTCAGATTGGTAAAACCGTTGGGCAATGGCTCAAAGTGGGTAAGAATCAGGCACAGCAAACATCTGATGCTAATATTGCCCAATCAGCCGTCTTTCCACTGATATCGCAATCTCTGCCAGAACGAGCGGCAAAACTAGCAGCGATCGCTGGACAGTCACCTTCTCTAGACCGAAATCGCGCTCGTTATCTTTTGGCGAGTGATTACATTGAAAGAACCCAAGCGCAAAAAGCCCTAGTTTTACTTGACGGATTAGATAAAGACTATTCCATCCTCGCGCCTTACATTTTACTCAAACAGGCCCAGGCACGGGATATTCTGGGTGAGGACGGCAAAGCCTCGGATCTCAGGCAAAGTGTGCTGAAACAGTATCCTAAAGAAGCTGCTTCGGTAAAAGCACTATATCTGATTGCTCAACCGAAGCAACAAGAAATAGCGATCGCTCAATTTCCTTCCAATCCTCTAACTTGGGAAATTATTCGCAAACGCTTGCAAGAAAATCCCAATCAGCCAAAATTACAATTGATTTTGGCTAAGTATGCTTACGATCAACTAGGGATAGTGGGCGTTTTGGATCAGCTAGTAAAACAGCCTAGCCTCAAACCCGAAGAGTGGGAACTCATTGGTACAAGTTATTGGGAAAATAGTCAATTTCTCAAATCAGCCAATGCTTATGCCAAAGCACCCAAAACATCGCGCAACCTCTACCGGACTGCACGAGGGTTACAGGTGGGAGGCAAAGATAAAGAAATAGCGATCGCTACCTATAAACAATTGGTGCAGCAATTTCCCAATAGCGAAGAAACTGGGACTGCACTACTGCGGTTAGCAGAAACCGCAAAAACAAGCAAGGACGGCTTACCTTATCTCGATCAAGTAATTAGTAAATTTCCTAAACAAGCTGGGACTGCACTGGTACAAAAAGCCAAAACTCTCCAAACCCTCAAAGATCAAAAGTCAGCTAGCCAGGTGTGGCAATTACTGATTGCCAAATACGGCAATTCTGATGAAGCCGCAGAATATCGTTGGAAAATCGCCCAAGATAAAGCCAAAATCAAAGATTACGTCGGTGCTTGGCAATGGGCAGAGCCAATTGTCACCAACAATCCTAATAGTATTTTGGCTCCAAGAGCAGGTTTTTGGGTAGGTAAATGGGCAGCTTCACTAGGGAAACAACAGGAATCTCAAACTGCTTATGACTATGTAATTAGTCAGTTTCCCTACTCTTACTATGCATGGCGAGCCGCGAATATGCAGGGGCTAAATGTCGGCAACTTTGACAATGTGCGCGTCATGAACCCCGAAGTAATCGCACCGCAGCGTTCATTACCCCCGGCTGGTTCTGAGACTTTCAAAGAATTATATCTGCTCGGTCAAGACCGCGATGCCTGGTTACAATGGGAAACGGAATTTCAAAACAAAATTCAGCCAACAGTAGCAGAGCAATTTACTGAAGGGTTGATGCGGCAAGCTAAGGGAGAAAATCTCATCGGAATTGACAAAATTTCTAAATTGGAAGATCGGGAAATACCAGCAGAATTTGCCCAATATCAAACTCTGAGCAAACAAATCGCCTACTGGCAAGCCCGTTATCCATTTCCCTATCTCCGAGAGACTGAAAAATGGTCTATTGAGCGTAAACTCAATCCCTTGTTAGTAACTGCTCTGATGCGTCAAGAGTCACGGTTTGAGCCAAAAATCAAATCTGTTGCTAATGCTACTGGTTTGATGCAGTTGTTGCCGAGTACAGCTCAATGGATCGCTCCCCAAATTAAGGTAGATATCAAAACAATCAACCTCGAAAACCCCAACGATAATATTATGCTGGGTACATGGTATTTAGATCATACCCATCAGCAATATAACAATAACTCGCTGTTAGCGATCGCTAGTTACAATGCTGGCCCCGGCAACGTCTCCAAATGGCTACAAACTTTAACTACACAAGATCCAGATGAGTTTGTTGAACAAATTCCCTTTGACGAAACCAAAAATTATGTGCGTCAGGTATTTGGCAACTACTGGAATTATTTGAGACTTTACAACCCGGAAGTTTCTGGCATCGTTGCAAAGTACTCGACTACACACCCAAAATTGCCAGCGCAGTGA